CCGAGGTGGTCGAGGGGCGGGCGAAGCCGCTCTACTGCTACAGCGACAAACGGTCCGAAGAAGCCAGCGCCTGACGCCTTCGCCTGCCGCGGCCCGGGGTTGATCCCTCCCCGGGCCGGCACCATGTTTGCAGGGCTCGGGCCTCAGGGCCCGGCGTGTCGCGCCGAACTGGTGCGAGGGCCGGCCACGGCCCAATCCGGCGCCTGCGCCCGACGGGGGCTCCCGCACGGGCGCGCAGATCGAGGAATCATGGTGGACGAACGGCACACTTCGCTTTTTCCGGTCCTTCCCCTGCGCGACATCGTCGTGTTCCCGCACATGATCGTGCCGCTGTTCGTCGGCCGCAAGAAGTCGGTCCGCGCGCTTGAGGACGTGATGCGCGACGACAAGCAGATTCTGCTGCTGACCCAGCGCGATGCGACCCAGGACGACCCGGCGGCGGGCGACCTTTACGAGGTCGGCACCATCGCCACCGTGCTGCAGCTGCTGAAGCTGCCCGACGGCACCGTCAAGGTGCTGGTCGAGGGCGTGCAGCGGGCCGTCGTCTCCGGCTTCGTCGACAACCCGCAGTTCTTCCAGGCCACCGCCCAGGCGGTCGGCGACGAGGGCGCGGACAGCCAGGAGACCGAGGCGCTGGCCCGCACGATCGTCGGCCAGTTCGAGCAGTATATCAAGCTGAACCGCAAGGTGCCGCCGGAGGTGCTGGTGTCGATCAACCAGATCGACGACTGGTCGAAGCTGGCCGACACCGTCTCGTCGCACCTGTCGCTGAAGATTCCCGACAAGCAGGACCTGCTGGAGACGATCGGCGTCGGCGAGCGGCTGGAGAAGATCTACGGCCATCTCGAGGGCGAGATCGGCGTGCTGCAGGTGGAGAAGCGCATCCGCGGCCGGGTCAAGAAGCAGATGGAGCGGACCCAGCGCGAGTACTACCTGAACGAGCAGATGAAGGCCATCCAGAAGGACCTGGGTGAGATGGACGATGGCCGCGACGAGCTCACCGAGCTCGAGGAGCGCATCGCCAAGACCAAGTTCTCGAAGGAGGCCCGCGAGAAGGCGCTGGCCGAGGTCAAGAAGCTGCGGACCATGAGCCCGATGTCGGCCGAGGCCACGGTGGTGCGCAACTACCTCGACTGGATGCTCGGCCTGCCGTGGAAGAAGCGGACCAAGGTCAAGAAGGACCTGCGCGCAGCGGAGCTGGTGCTCGACACCGACCACTACGGCCTGGAGAAGGTCAAGGAGCGGATCGTCGAGTATCTGGCGGTGCAGAACCGCACCGGCAACGTGCGCGGACCGATCCTGTGCCTGGTCGGGCCTCCCGGCGTCGGCAAGACCTCGCTCGGCAAGTCGATCGCCAAGGCGACCGGACGTAAGTTCGTGCGCATGTCGCTGGGCGGCGTCCGCGACGAGGCGGAAGTGCGCGGCCATCGCCGCACCTACATCGGCTCGATGCCGGGCAAGGTGCTGCAGGGCATGCGCAAGGCAAAGTCGTCGAACCCGCTGTTCCTGCTCGACGAGGTCGACAAGCTCGGCGCCGATTGGCGCGGCGACCCGTCGTCCGCCCTGCTCGAGGTGCTCGATCCGGAGCAGAACGCGACCTTCACCGATCACTATCTCGAGGTCGAATACGACCTCAGCGACGTGATGTTCATCTGCACGGCGAACACGCTGCGCATGCCCCAGCCGCTGCTGGACCGCATGGAGATCATCCGCATCCCCGGCTACACCGAGGACGAAAAGGTCGAGATCTGCCGCCGGCACCTGATCCAGAAGCAGATGGAGGCCAACGGCCTGAAGGACGGCGAGTGGACGCTGTCCGACGACGTGCTGCGCGACCTGATCCGCTACTACACGCGCGAGGCCGGCGTCCGCAACCTGGAGCGGGAACTCGCCAACCTGGCGCGCAAGGCGGTCAAGGAGCTGATGAGCAACCCGAAGACCAAGAAGGTCGCGCTGACCCGCCGCAACCTCGAGAAATTCGCCGGCGTGAAGAAATTCCGCTTCGGCGAGGCCGAGGAGGAGGACCAGGTCGGCGTCACCACCGGCCTGGCCTGGACCGAGGTCGGCGGCGAGCTCTTGTCGATCGAGGCGGTAACCGTGCCCGGCAAGGGCAAGATGACGATCACCGGCAAGCTCGGCGACGTGATGCAGGAATCGGTGCAGGCCGCCGCCAGCTTCGTGCGTTCGCGTTCGGTCGTGTTCGGCATCAAGCCGACTCTGTTCGAGAAGAAGGACATCCACGTCCACGTGCCGGAGGGCGCGACGCCGAAGGACGGGCCGTCGGCCGGCGTGGCGATGATCACCTCGATCGTGTCGGTGCTGACCGGCATCGCTGTGCGCCGGGACGTGGCGATGACCGGCGAGATCACGCTGCGCGGCCGGGTGCTGCCGATCGGCGGGCTGAAGGAGAAGCTGCTGGCCGCCCATCGCGGCGGCATCAAGACGGTGCTGATCCCGCGCGACAACGAAAAGGATTTGGCCGAAATCCCCGACAACGTGAAGCGCGGGCTGCAGATCGTCCCGATGGCCACGGTCGATGAAGTGCTGGCGCACGCCCTCGTGGCGCCGCTGGTGCCAATCGAATGGCAAGAGGAGGACGAATCATCTACCGTGCGTGCAACCGGGGCCGATGAGGAGCACTCGGGCGTCGTCGCGCATTGAGCGTGCGGCGCCGGAACTCCGCCGGATTTCGCTGCCGCGCGGCCGAGTGCGAATTGACGCTATTCGGTGCGCTCAGTAGAGTGCGGGGCCCGGGTGACAGGGTTGCGACGTTTCACGGACACATAATAGGAGGGGAGACCGCCTCGTGAACAAGAATGACTTGATTGCCTCCGTCGCCGAGAGTGGCGGGATGACACGCGCGGACGCGACGCGAGCGGTCGATGCGGTGTTTGACTCGATCACCGCCGCCCTGAAGAAGGGCGAGGAAGTCCGGCTCGTCGGGTTCGGCAGCTTCGCGGTGTCGAAGCGGGCGGCGAGCCAGGGCCGGAATCCGCGCACCGGCGAGCCGATCAAGATCCCGGCCTCCAAGCAGGCGAAGTTCAAGGCTGGCAAGGCCCTCAAAGACGCCCTGAACTAAGCTCTTCAAGTCCTGACCAATACGCCGGCGGCCGCAGCAGCCGGCGTATTGGATTCCGGGTCCCAGCTCGCGCGATGCGATGGCAGGGCGGTTAGCTCAGCTGGCAGAGCATCTCGTTTACACCGAGAGGGTCGGCGGTTCGATCCCGTCACCGCCCACCATGCCGCACCGCGCCGGGGCGCCGGCGGCCGGGCGGTAGAGCCCGCGCCTGTCTGACACGCCGTTGCGCCGGGCCCGGCGGTGCCGTATTCAGGCATCATGCGCACATCAGTCAGCCACGATTCGTGGTCGCCGCGCCGGCCGTTCGGCCGGGTCGCGGCGTTGGCCCTGCCCGCAATCCTCGCCATGGCCTGCTGGGCCACCGGCGCACGCGCCGACCGTCCAGGCGACGAAGCGGAATGGGGTGCGGTCGCACAGCCGTCGAGCGGCCCGACCCACGTCATCGGCACCTACAGCAACGGCTGCATCGACGGGGCCGTCAGCCTGCCGCTCGATGGGGTAGGCTACTCGGTGATCAGGCCGCAGCGGAACCGCTATTGGGGCCACCCGTCGATGATCGCCTTCATCCAGAACCTTGGCTTCGCCATGGTCGGCAACGGCCTCGGCGTGCTGATGGTCGCCGACATCGGCCAGCCGCGCGGCGGACCGATCACCGGCCATGCCAGCCACGAGCTGGGCCTGGATGCCGACATCTGGTTGCAGCTGCTGCCGGCGAACCTGCTGGCGATGGACGTGTCGTTGCGCACCGACCCGGTCTCCCGTTCCGCCGTGCTGCCCGGCACCACCCAGATCGACCGCAGCTTCTGGTCGCCGGCCCATGTCGAGATGTACCGGCTGGCCGCGACCAACCCCTATGTCGACCGCATCTTCGCCAATGCGGTGATCAAGCGCGAGCTGTGCGAAACCGTGACCGGCGACCGCTCCTGGCTGGCAAAGATCCGGCCGTGGTACGGCCACGACGAGCACATGCACGTCCGGCTGGTCTGTCCGCCGGACAGCCCGGAGTGCCGCCCGCAGGCGCCGCTTCCGGCCGGCGACGGCTGCGGCGACGACCTGGCCTGGTGGTTCACCGATGGCCCGAACCAGCCGAGCACCGAGCCGGCGCCGCCACCGCCGCCG
This Alphaproteobacteria bacterium DNA region includes the following protein-coding sequences:
- the mepA gene encoding penicillin-insensitive murein endopeptidase; protein product: MRTSVSHDSWSPRRPFGRVAALALPAILAMACWATGARADRPGDEAEWGAVAQPSSGPTHVIGTYSNGCIDGAVSLPLDGVGYSVIRPQRNRYWGHPSMIAFIQNLGFAMVGNGLGVLMVADIGQPRGGPITGHASHELGLDADIWLQLLPANLLAMDVSLRTDPVSRSAVLPGTTQIDRSFWSPAHVEMYRLAATNPYVDRIFANAVIKRELCETVTGDRSWLAKIRPWYGHDEHMHVRLVCPPDSPECRPQAPLPAGDGCGDDLAWWFTDGPNQPSTEPAPPPPPLPASCMQVLAR
- a CDS encoding HU family DNA-binding protein, translating into MNKNDLIASVAESGGMTRADATRAVDAVFDSITAALKKGEEVRLVGFGSFAVSKRAASQGRNPRTGEPIKIPASKQAKFKAGKALKDALN
- the lon gene encoding endopeptidase La, with protein sequence MVDERHTSLFPVLPLRDIVVFPHMIVPLFVGRKKSVRALEDVMRDDKQILLLTQRDATQDDPAAGDLYEVGTIATVLQLLKLPDGTVKVLVEGVQRAVVSGFVDNPQFFQATAQAVGDEGADSQETEALARTIVGQFEQYIKLNRKVPPEVLVSINQIDDWSKLADTVSSHLSLKIPDKQDLLETIGVGERLEKIYGHLEGEIGVLQVEKRIRGRVKKQMERTQREYYLNEQMKAIQKDLGEMDDGRDELTELEERIAKTKFSKEAREKALAEVKKLRTMSPMSAEATVVRNYLDWMLGLPWKKRTKVKKDLRAAELVLDTDHYGLEKVKERIVEYLAVQNRTGNVRGPILCLVGPPGVGKTSLGKSIAKATGRKFVRMSLGGVRDEAEVRGHRRTYIGSMPGKVLQGMRKAKSSNPLFLLDEVDKLGADWRGDPSSALLEVLDPEQNATFTDHYLEVEYDLSDVMFICTANTLRMPQPLLDRMEIIRIPGYTEDEKVEICRRHLIQKQMEANGLKDGEWTLSDDVLRDLIRYYTREAGVRNLERELANLARKAVKELMSNPKTKKVALTRRNLEKFAGVKKFRFGEAEEEDQVGVTTGLAWTEVGGELLSIEAVTVPGKGKMTITGKLGDVMQESVQAAASFVRSRSVVFGIKPTLFEKKDIHVHVPEGATPKDGPSAGVAMITSIVSVLTGIAVRRDVAMTGEITLRGRVLPIGGLKEKLLAAHRGGIKTVLIPRDNEKDLAEIPDNVKRGLQIVPMATVDEVLAHALVAPLVPIEWQEEDESSTVRATGADEEHSGVVAH